From Arthrobacter sp. FW306-2-2C-D06B, a single genomic window includes:
- a CDS encoding ImmA/IrrE family metallo-endopeptidase → MGVRVRTAVTPAGWWGAYDHQRRLITLRPGLGPIQSACTLMHELGHAYYGHIGVTGKQETLANRWAAFRLVDFDRMIAAAAAEQSTAGVAASLGVLPSVLETYLQTLTRAQLDHVRAVAVGRAA, encoded by the coding sequence ATGGGGGTCCGAGTGAGGACTGCGGTGACTCCAGCCGGTTGGTGGGGGGCCTATGACCACCAGAGGCGACTTATTACGCTTCGCCCGGGTTTGGGGCCCATCCAATCGGCCTGCACGCTGATGCATGAACTTGGTCACGCTTACTACGGACACATCGGCGTGACGGGAAAACAGGAGACATTGGCAAATCGATGGGCGGCCTTTCGGCTCGTGGATTTCGACCGAATGATTGCCGCGGCCGCAGCTGAGCAATCAACCGCGGGGGTCGCGGCTTCGCTAGGCGTGCTGCCGAGCGTTCTAGAGACCTATCTTCAAACCCTCACGCGAGCCCAACTTGATCATGTAAGGGCCGTCGCAGTCGGTCGTGCCGCTTAG
- a CDS encoding M23 family metallopeptidase — protein MGKHHESARIVDLVLTRKFGRVLSACFLAVVVILAFGFQGPSLGRQASDGSLATGQVEPGMLPTDGATSSAQEAVPQSPSSAPVQAGDQAAVSFERSPVQTLDKNGVGTLNVSSSSLDRPPAGKLYAPLEMLLPSSPFGLRIDPFTGLPGEFHWGQDFAAACGTLVYAADSGVVRAVGWHPWGGGNRVEIDHGNGLVTTYNHLQGIAVTKGQSVRVGEVIARVGTTGSSTGCHLHFETILNGVYTNPMNWTFLPTKQVDPLGDIPMVSYQPGSATATSAGSVWSIPGAVPTEGAVPSREAVTGGVQEAKVAPPSTTATGTQTPTASPTGSSTGSPTGTPSPTAKPTGTPTATPTGTPTATPTATPTGTPTPSKTPTPTPTATPSPTVTQAPTVTQAPVVTPTPTVTAPPVVTVPPTVAPTSSLPAPVPTVTHTQSVPPAPATPAPTKPTPSAPASPKPSATATTKTTP, from the coding sequence GTGGGAAAGCATCATGAGTCTGCCCGGATTGTCGATCTGGTACTCACACGAAAATTTGGCCGGGTCCTTTCGGCTTGCTTCCTCGCTGTCGTGGTGATCCTGGCTTTTGGTTTCCAGGGCCCGAGTTTGGGGCGACAGGCAAGCGACGGATCCTTGGCCACGGGCCAAGTCGAACCCGGCATGCTCCCCACGGATGGTGCCACGTCCAGCGCGCAGGAGGCCGTGCCTCAAAGCCCGTCATCGGCCCCGGTCCAGGCAGGTGACCAAGCCGCGGTGTCTTTTGAACGATCCCCGGTCCAAACCCTCGACAAGAACGGCGTCGGCACCCTCAACGTCTCATCGAGTTCCCTCGACCGGCCCCCTGCCGGGAAACTGTACGCGCCGCTCGAAATGCTGCTTCCGAGCTCTCCCTTCGGGTTGAGGATTGATCCCTTCACCGGATTGCCCGGGGAGTTCCACTGGGGCCAGGATTTCGCCGCGGCTTGCGGCACGCTCGTCTACGCAGCCGACTCGGGCGTTGTCCGGGCCGTGGGATGGCACCCGTGGGGTGGCGGCAACCGCGTGGAAATTGATCACGGCAACGGCCTTGTCACCACCTACAACCACCTTCAGGGAATTGCCGTGACCAAGGGGCAATCGGTCCGGGTAGGCGAGGTCATTGCCAGAGTGGGAACCACGGGTTCCTCGACCGGTTGCCACTTGCACTTCGAGACGATCCTCAACGGCGTTTACACCAACCCTATGAACTGGACCTTCCTGCCAACCAAGCAGGTGGATCCCCTCGGCGATATCCCGATGGTCAGCTACCAGCCAGGGTCCGCCACCGCGACCTCGGCGGGGTCGGTCTGGTCCATCCCCGGGGCCGTGCCGACTGAGGGAGCCGTGCCCTCGAGAGAGGCGGTGACCGGCGGGGTGCAGGAAGCGAAGGTTGCGCCGCCGAGCACGACCGCTACAGGCACGCAGACGCCGACGGCGTCACCCACCGGGAGTTCGACGGGGTCACCCACCGGGACGCCTAGCCCGACCGCGAAGCCGACTGGAACGCCGACTGCGACGCCGACTGGAACCCCTACTGCGACGCCGACTGCGACGCCGACTGGAACCCCCACTCCAAGCAAGACACCGACGCCGACGCCGACTGCCACCCCGAGTCCTACCGTGACTCAGGCTCCTACCGTGACACAGGCGCCTGTGGTGACACCGACGCCCACAGTGACAGCACCGCCTGTGGTGACCGTCCCGCCCACGGTGGCGCCGACGTCGAGCCTCCCCGCGCCGGTACCGACCGTGACGCACACTCAGTCAGTCCCGCCGGCGCCCGCGACGCCGGCCCCCACCAAGCCCACGCCGTCAGCGCCCGCGAGCCCCAAGCCGTCGGCCACCGCGACCACCAAAACGACCCCTTAG
- a CDS encoding oxygenase MpaB family protein codes for MVNFLKKWQAELRTTFTGHPQSTPDWVLRLAEGNDPGYHLPGSAVWAVHGSMPTIVAGIRVLLMQSLHPGALAGVYDHSGFKRDPLGRLANTIRWIFTVSYGSMEAAQTATRFVRRVHDSVKGSYVDAQGQTREYSANDPELLRWVHVAYADSFVAAHRIWGGAVPGGADAYIREWAQAGRLMGVEDPPLSLAEVASEMDQWYASGHLRADERLRETIEFIRYPPLKASLQPGYRILFAAAVASLEPRYRELLGLEKARFGPIPLPSILAARVVLAVVRLTLGRSGPSEQAARQRLRRLGYEA; via the coding sequence ATGGTCAACTTCCTGAAGAAGTGGCAAGCGGAACTGCGGACGACTTTTACGGGTCACCCGCAGTCCACGCCTGACTGGGTGCTGCGGCTTGCGGAGGGAAACGACCCCGGATACCACCTTCCCGGATCGGCCGTCTGGGCCGTCCACGGGTCCATGCCCACGATCGTCGCGGGAATCCGGGTGCTGCTCATGCAGTCCCTGCACCCCGGCGCCTTGGCGGGCGTGTACGACCATTCAGGCTTCAAAAGGGATCCCCTCGGCCGGCTGGCAAATACCATCCGTTGGATCTTCACCGTGAGCTACGGCTCCATGGAGGCAGCGCAAACGGCAACCCGCTTCGTGCGGCGGGTCCATGACTCCGTCAAGGGCAGCTACGTCGACGCCCAGGGACAAACCCGCGAGTATTCAGCCAACGATCCCGAGCTTCTCCGCTGGGTCCACGTGGCGTACGCGGATTCCTTCGTGGCGGCGCACAGGATCTGGGGAGGTGCTGTCCCCGGCGGCGCCGACGCGTACATCCGCGAGTGGGCCCAGGCCGGCCGCCTGATGGGAGTCGAGGACCCTCCCCTGAGCCTCGCCGAGGTGGCGTCGGAAATGGACCAGTGGTATGCCTCCGGCCATCTCCGCGCGGACGAGCGGCTCAGGGAAACCATCGAATTCATCCGATATCCCCCGTTGAAAGCGTCGCTGCAACCCGGTTACCGGATTTTGTTCGCCGCGGCCGTGGCCAGCCTGGAACCCCGGTATCGGGAACTGTTGGGGCTGGAAAAGGCCCGTTTTGGCCCCATCCCGCTGCCGTCGATTCTCGCCGCGCGGGTGGTCCTCGCCGTCGTGCGCCTGACTTTGGGCCGCAGCGGCCCCAGCGAGCAGGCCGCCCGCCAGCGGTTGCGGCGCTTGGGGTACGAGGCATAG
- a CDS encoding MFS transporter — protein MTSPSTLTRSAEQLHTAVRWSRAQWLLLMVVCTVLALDGLDVSMVGVALPSIGHELHLGTDSLQWIVSAYVLGYGSLLLLGGRLADLLGRRRIFLIALTVFAAASLLGGLVDDPTLLIATRFVKGLAAAFTAPTGFSIITTNFAEGRERNKALSIFTTFGASGFSLGLVVGGLMTSLSWRWTFLVSVPIAVAVVVLGLLFIPRDRPSTEKSGHDVWGAVTLALGMLGLVYTLVSAPEKGWGSVATIAGFAISAAVLATFAVIENRVKHPLIRFGILREGWVARANLSAVGLFGSYLSFQFILTMYLQSVLGWSPLGMALALLPTGLLVATSAPFADRFIEKFGAPKLILAGLTAMGLGYVLFLRVGTSPNYVLDILPSVILLGIGFALAFPSINVQATAGIRDSEQGLAAGLIQTSTQVGAALVLAVTTALVSGHDTGAGTSSTLSAAAMLDQYRPGLVLSAAVAIAALLVAASPARRRRALTEQPAA, from the coding sequence ATGACTTCACCAAGCACCCTCACTAGATCTGCCGAGCAGCTCCATACAGCCGTCCGCTGGAGCCGGGCCCAGTGGCTGCTGCTGATGGTGGTGTGCACGGTCCTGGCTCTCGACGGCCTGGACGTTTCCATGGTGGGCGTAGCCCTTCCCTCCATCGGCCACGAACTCCACCTCGGAACCGATTCCCTGCAGTGGATCGTTTCCGCTTACGTCCTGGGCTACGGGAGCCTCTTGCTCCTGGGCGGACGGCTCGCCGACCTGTTGGGCCGGCGTCGGATCTTCCTGATCGCCTTGACCGTGTTCGCTGCTGCTTCACTCCTCGGCGGCCTCGTGGATGACCCCACCCTCCTGATCGCCACGCGTTTCGTCAAAGGCCTGGCCGCGGCGTTCACTGCCCCTACCGGGTTCTCAATCATCACCACCAACTTCGCTGAAGGCCGCGAGCGCAACAAGGCGCTGTCCATCTTCACCACGTTCGGCGCGAGCGGCTTTTCGCTCGGGCTGGTGGTCGGCGGGCTCATGACCAGCTTGAGCTGGCGCTGGACGTTCCTGGTGTCGGTGCCGATCGCCGTCGCCGTCGTGGTTCTTGGCTTGCTGTTCATTCCCCGGGACAGGCCGTCCACGGAAAAGAGCGGCCATGATGTCTGGGGCGCTGTCACCCTCGCGCTCGGCATGCTTGGCCTCGTGTACACCTTGGTTTCAGCTCCGGAGAAGGGCTGGGGATCTGTGGCAACAATCGCCGGATTCGCTATCTCTGCTGCCGTGCTGGCAACCTTCGCCGTCATCGAAAACCGGGTCAAACACCCCCTCATCCGTTTCGGCATCCTTCGTGAAGGCTGGGTGGCCCGCGCCAACCTGAGCGCGGTTGGACTGTTCGGTTCCTACCTGAGCTTCCAGTTCATTCTCACCATGTACTTGCAGTCGGTGCTCGGCTGGTCTCCCCTGGGCATGGCGCTTGCCTTGCTTCCCACCGGGCTGCTGGTGGCGACGAGCGCACCCTTCGCGGATAGGTTCATCGAGAAATTCGGCGCCCCGAAGCTCATCCTCGCCGGCCTGACCGCCATGGGACTTGGCTACGTCTTGTTCCTCCGCGTTGGGACCTCACCCAACTACGTGCTCGACATCCTGCCCTCGGTCATCCTGCTGGGCATCGGTTTCGCCTTGGCCTTCCCGTCCATCAACGTCCAAGCCACCGCTGGAATCCGGGATTCGGAGCAGGGGCTGGCCGCCGGACTCATCCAGACCAGCACGCAGGTTGGGGCGGCTTTGGTCCTTGCCGTGACGACGGCCCTGGTGAGCGGGCATGACACCGGCGCAGGCACCAGCAGCACGCTCAGCGCGGCGGCCATGCTCGATCAATACCGGCCCGGCCTGGTCCTGAGCGCTGCCGTGGCAATCGCGGCGCTGCTGGTGGCAGCGTCCCCGGCACGCCGCCGTCGGGCACTTACTGAACAACCCGCAGCCTAA
- a CDS encoding Hpt domain-containing protein: MAATACNAVFHPDALLDLAEQLQGTTIPRRYALTFLEMLQARVERVLSTIGNNDTEDAMDAVLSLKVNAHMVGARSMEETCNGLEQRILHGDMPGAARNAAVLPCNIDTLRTAMSEFLFGTFGDGTTASK, translated from the coding sequence TTGGCAGCGACAGCATGCAATGCGGTCTTTCACCCGGACGCCCTGCTCGACCTTGCAGAACAGCTGCAAGGCACCACCATTCCCAGACGCTACGCGCTGACCTTTCTCGAAATGCTCCAGGCCCGTGTAGAACGAGTCCTCTCCACCATCGGCAACAATGACACCGAGGACGCCATGGACGCCGTCCTCAGCCTCAAAGTCAACGCCCACATGGTCGGTGCACGCTCCATGGAGGAAACCTGCAACGGCCTCGAACAAAGGATCCTCCACGGCGACATGCCAGGCGCGGCACGCAACGCCGCAGTCCTTCCCTGCAACATCGACACCCTCAGAACCGCCATGTCCGAGTTCCTTTTCGGCACGTTCGGCGACGGAACAACGGCGTCCAAGTAA
- a CDS encoding MarR family winged helix-turn-helix transcriptional regulator: MATTQDRQLVEQWRSIQNSYFRTAAAIDRALEAKFDIGLNEFEILDLVAESVDSACRMKALGERTPMTQSAVSKVVDRLEKAGLVSRVTCTDDRRSLYLELTDAGRTLHSDAAVEHRALLKENLGE; the protein is encoded by the coding sequence ATGGCAACAACGCAGGATCGCCAGCTGGTTGAGCAATGGCGCAGCATCCAGAACTCGTACTTCCGCACCGCGGCCGCCATCGACCGCGCCCTCGAAGCCAAGTTCGACATCGGCTTGAACGAATTCGAAATCCTCGATCTCGTTGCCGAAAGCGTCGACTCTGCCTGCCGCATGAAGGCACTCGGGGAGCGGACTCCCATGACCCAGAGCGCCGTCTCCAAGGTTGTTGACCGCCTGGAGAAAGCCGGACTCGTCTCCCGCGTAACTTGCACCGATGACCGCCGCTCGCTGTACCTCGAGCTGACCGACGCCGGCCGCACGCTGCATTCGGATGCCGCCGTCGAGCACCGCGCGCTGCTGAAAGAGAACCTCGGCGAGTAG
- a CDS encoding CalY family protein: MSATTARRAARSTRRPAPALFAACAVAAAGLAITGGGVFAALNATASNATAQNATSGTLSLTMANNGTGFGQSVSNLAPGDIVNRYVNLTQGATMDGKALTLAVADGTPTKLTTDATKGLHVTVTQCSVAWTTTGAGACTGTGAVATVLATNVALSSLVAAPSTLIGGTVTAGSTLNLQVSLTLPDQNETTVNGTPAPTAPATTIQGLSSALTWTFGETQRTSTVTGS; the protein is encoded by the coding sequence ATGTCTGCAACCACAGCCCGCCGCGCCGCCCGCTCCACCCGCCGCCCGGCCCCTGCCCTGTTCGCCGCCTGCGCCGTGGCGGCAGCCGGCCTCGCAATCACCGGAGGCGGCGTGTTCGCCGCCCTGAACGCCACCGCCTCCAACGCGACCGCCCAGAACGCCACCTCCGGCACCCTGAGCCTGACCATGGCCAACAACGGAACCGGGTTCGGCCAGTCCGTCTCCAACCTGGCTCCCGGCGACATCGTGAACCGTTACGTCAACCTCACCCAGGGCGCCACCATGGATGGCAAGGCCCTGACCCTGGCCGTCGCGGATGGCACCCCGACCAAGCTCACTACCGATGCCACCAAGGGACTGCACGTCACCGTCACCCAGTGCTCCGTCGCCTGGACCACCACCGGCGCCGGCGCCTGCACCGGTACCGGCGCGGTGGCCACCGTCCTGGCGACGAACGTTGCCCTGAGCTCCCTCGTCGCGGCACCCTCCACGCTGATTGGCGGCACCGTCACTGCTGGGTCCACCCTGAACCTCCAGGTCTCCCTGACCCTGCCGGACCAGAATGAAACCACGGTCAACGGAACCCCGGCTCCCACCGCCCCCGCCACAACGATCCAGGGCCTGTCCTCGGCCCTGACCTGGACCTTCGGCGAAACCCAGCGCACCTCCACCGTCACCGGAAGCTAA
- a CDS encoding LysR substrate-binding domain-containing protein: MLDVRRLRLLHELKIRGTLAEVADAMKYSPSSVSQQLTLLEKEAGVKLLRKSGRRVQLTPQAEILVEHAASLLATLERAETDLAASLSTVTGTVRLAVFQTAALALMPDFLTIMKGEYPEVRVEMIQREPETALYETWARDFDIVVAEQYPGHAAPHHPGLDRATLTSDAIRLATPPIGLGGESISSLADTAALPWVMEPRGAASRHWAEQACRSAGFEPDVRYETADLQAQIRLIESGNAVALMPDLVWTGRTTPVQLLDLPGLPKRTVFTSTRTAGRIHPAILACREVLERVAAERV; this comes from the coding sequence ATGCTGGATGTCCGTAGGCTGCGCTTGCTGCACGAATTGAAGATCCGCGGAACGCTCGCAGAGGTGGCGGACGCGATGAAGTACAGCCCGTCGTCGGTGTCCCAACAGTTGACCTTGCTGGAGAAGGAAGCCGGCGTGAAACTGCTTCGGAAATCTGGGCGACGCGTGCAGCTGACCCCGCAGGCCGAGATCCTGGTGGAGCACGCGGCGTCGTTGCTGGCCACCCTTGAGCGGGCCGAGACGGACTTGGCCGCGTCTCTCTCCACAGTGACTGGAACGGTCCGGCTGGCCGTGTTCCAAACCGCCGCTTTGGCCCTCATGCCGGACTTCCTCACGATCATGAAGGGCGAGTATCCCGAGGTGCGCGTCGAGATGATCCAACGCGAACCGGAGACTGCGCTCTATGAAACGTGGGCCCGCGACTTCGACATCGTGGTGGCCGAGCAATACCCCGGACACGCCGCCCCGCACCACCCCGGCCTGGACAGGGCCACCCTGACCAGCGACGCCATCAGGCTAGCCACTCCCCCGATTGGCCTCGGCGGCGAATCGATTTCCTCGCTCGCGGACACGGCTGCGCTGCCATGGGTCATGGAACCGCGCGGTGCGGCGTCCCGCCACTGGGCGGAGCAAGCATGCCGCTCCGCCGGTTTCGAGCCTGACGTCCGTTACGAAACCGCAGACCTCCAAGCACAGATCCGGCTCATCGAATCCGGCAATGCCGTAGCCCTGATGCCGGACCTCGTCTGGACGGGACGGACAACGCCAGTGCAGCTGCTGGACCTCCCGGGGCTCCCCAAGCGGACAGTCTTCACTTCGACGCGCACCGCCGGCCGGATCCACCCGGCAATCCTGGCGTGCCGGGAAGTCCTGGAACGGGTGGCTGCGGAACGGGTGTAG
- a CDS encoding bifunctional proline dehydrogenase/L-glutamate gamma-semialdehyde dehydrogenase, whose translation MSTPTRDSSIDARTQSTPESGHLQELAHEAIQLVRHWLTEASKVPVDVSAQRLAGVLKDPNGLDFTVGFVDGVIRPEDLTVAGRNLAKLAPKVPAFLPWYMRAAVRTGGVMAPVLPQVVIPIARKVLRDMVGHLIVDATDAKLGPAIAKIKQNGVHLNVNLLGEAVLGEREASRRLEGTLKLLARDDVDYVSIKESSTVAPHSLWAFDEAVDHVVEKLTPLYELAASFPKPKFINLDMEEYKDLSLTMAVFTRILDKPEFKNLEAGIVLQAYLPDALSAMQELQEWAAARRANGGAPIKVRVVKGANLPMEQVQASIQGWPLATWGTKQDSDTNYKRVLNYALTPEHIDAVRIGVAGHNLFDVAFAWLLAKERGVTKGIEFEMLLGMATGQATAVRKDVGSLLLYTPVVHPGEFDVAIAYLIRRLEEGASQDNFMSAVFELSENETLFEREKQRFLASLAQLDDAVPAPNRTQDRNKPAAATPNQGFANTPDTDPALPANRAWGRAILERIPGSTAGNAIVEASKVSDPQELERIIATAVEHGKAWGAMPAAERAAILHRAGDILESRRAELLEVMASETGKTIEQGDPEVSEAIDFAHYYAERAKDLETVDGATFVPANLTVVTPPWNFPVAIPAGSTLAALAAGSAVVIKPAKQARRSGSVMVDALWEAGVPREVLALVQLEERELGTQLVSHPSVDRVILTGGYETAELFRSFRQDLPLLAETSGKNAIIVTPHADLDLAAKDVVYSAFGHAGQKCSAASLVILVGSVATSERFHNQLIDAARSLKVGYPEEATTQMGPIIEAANGKLLNALTTLGDGETWAVKPEKLDETGRLWSPGIRFGVKRGSYFHLTEFFGPVLGVMTASTLEEAIAIQNEIEYGLTAGLHSLDSDEMEVWLDTIQAGNLYVNRGITGAIVQRQPFGGWKKSAVGAGTKAGGPNYLVGLGSWLPAEPGAKRGATLKGAAASILAAAKAASPLVEASDAEALQKALFSDAEAWATEFGTRKDVSGLTAERNVFRYRAVPVTIRLSEGGKLVDLLRVVAAGAVAGSALTVSSAVELPEAVIAAFAGLGVSTRIQNDAEWLASAAGINGGRIRLIGGDSSALSAATGGRPDVAIYHGTVTPAGRIEMLPFLHEQAISITAHRFGTPNHLSDSLI comes from the coding sequence ATGAGCACACCAACCCGGGATTCGAGCATCGACGCCAGGACGCAATCCACCCCGGAATCCGGACACCTCCAGGAGTTGGCCCACGAAGCCATCCAACTGGTTCGACACTGGCTCACCGAAGCCTCGAAGGTGCCCGTTGACGTTTCCGCCCAGCGCCTCGCCGGCGTCCTCAAGGACCCGAATGGCCTGGACTTCACGGTGGGATTCGTCGACGGCGTCATCCGCCCCGAGGACCTGACCGTCGCCGGCCGCAACCTGGCGAAGCTTGCCCCGAAGGTTCCGGCATTCCTGCCCTGGTACATGCGCGCTGCCGTGCGCACCGGCGGCGTCATGGCCCCGGTCCTGCCGCAAGTGGTCATCCCGATCGCCCGCAAAGTCCTCCGTGACATGGTGGGCCACCTGATCGTGGACGCCACCGACGCCAAGCTCGGCCCCGCCATCGCCAAGATCAAGCAGAACGGCGTCCACCTGAACGTGAACCTCCTGGGCGAGGCCGTCCTGGGCGAACGCGAAGCCAGCCGCAGGCTCGAGGGAACCCTCAAACTCCTGGCTCGTGACGACGTCGACTACGTCTCCATCAAGGAGTCCTCCACGGTGGCCCCGCACTCGCTCTGGGCCTTCGATGAAGCAGTGGACCACGTGGTGGAGAAGCTCACGCCGCTTTATGAGCTGGCCGCATCGTTCCCCAAGCCCAAGTTCATCAACCTGGACATGGAGGAATACAAGGACCTGAGCCTGACCATGGCCGTGTTCACCCGGATCCTGGACAAGCCCGAATTCAAGAACCTCGAGGCCGGCATCGTGCTTCAGGCCTACCTCCCGGACGCGCTCTCGGCCATGCAGGAACTGCAGGAATGGGCTGCGGCACGCCGGGCAAACGGCGGCGCTCCCATCAAGGTGCGCGTCGTCAAGGGCGCCAACCTGCCCATGGAACAGGTCCAGGCGTCCATCCAGGGCTGGCCGCTCGCAACGTGGGGTACCAAGCAGGATTCGGACACCAACTACAAGCGCGTTCTCAACTACGCGCTCACCCCCGAGCACATCGATGCGGTCCGGATCGGCGTCGCCGGCCACAACCTCTTCGACGTTGCGTTTGCTTGGCTGCTGGCGAAGGAGCGCGGTGTCACGAAGGGCATCGAGTTCGAGATGCTCCTCGGCATGGCCACGGGCCAGGCCACGGCAGTCCGCAAGGACGTCGGAAGCCTGCTGCTGTACACGCCGGTAGTGCACCCGGGCGAGTTCGACGTCGCCATCGCGTACCTGATCCGCCGCCTCGAAGAAGGCGCGAGCCAGGACAACTTCATGTCTGCCGTGTTCGAGCTCAGCGAGAACGAAACCCTGTTCGAACGCGAGAAGCAGCGTTTCCTCGCCTCGCTCGCACAGCTGGACGACGCCGTTCCGGCCCCCAACCGCACGCAGGACCGCAACAAGCCCGCGGCGGCCACCCCAAACCAGGGCTTCGCCAACACGCCGGACACCGATCCTGCCCTGCCCGCCAACCGGGCCTGGGGCCGCGCCATCCTGGAGCGCATCCCGGGCTCCACCGCCGGCAACGCGATCGTTGAAGCCAGCAAGGTCAGCGACCCGCAGGAACTGGAACGCATCATTGCCACCGCAGTGGAGCACGGCAAAGCCTGGGGCGCCATGCCGGCTGCCGAGCGCGCAGCCATCCTGCACCGTGCGGGCGACATCCTGGAATCCCGCCGGGCCGAGCTTCTTGAGGTCATGGCTTCCGAGACCGGCAAGACGATCGAACAGGGCGACCCCGAAGTCAGCGAAGCAATCGACTTCGCGCACTACTACGCTGAGCGCGCCAAGGACCTGGAAACGGTCGACGGCGCCACGTTCGTCCCAGCGAACCTCACCGTCGTGACCCCGCCATGGAACTTCCCGGTGGCGATTCCCGCAGGTTCCACGCTGGCGGCACTCGCGGCGGGATCCGCCGTCGTAATCAAACCGGCAAAGCAGGCCCGCCGCTCCGGTTCCGTCATGGTGGACGCGCTGTGGGAGGCCGGTGTGCCGCGCGAAGTGCTGGCGCTCGTGCAGCTCGAAGAACGCGAGCTGGGCACCCAGCTGGTCTCGCACCCCAGCGTTGACCGCGTGATCCTCACCGGCGGTTACGAGACCGCCGAGCTCTTCCGCTCCTTCCGGCAGGACCTCCCGCTGCTCGCGGAGACCTCCGGCAAGAACGCCATCATCGTCACCCCGCACGCGGACCTCGATCTCGCGGCCAAGGACGTCGTGTACTCGGCCTTCGGGCACGCCGGGCAGAAGTGCTCCGCCGCCTCGCTCGTGATCCTGGTGGGTTCGGTTGCCACCTCCGAGCGCTTCCACAACCAGCTCATTGATGCTGCCCGCTCGCTCAAGGTGGGCTACCCGGAAGAGGCCACCACCCAAATGGGGCCCATCATCGAGGCGGCCAACGGCAAGCTCCTCAACGCGCTGACTACCCTCGGCGACGGTGAGACCTGGGCCGTGAAGCCGGAGAAGCTCGACGAGACCGGCCGTCTGTGGTCCCCGGGCATCCGGTTCGGCGTCAAGCGCGGCTCCTACTTCCACTTGACCGAGTTCTTCGGACCGGTCCTCGGGGTCATGACGGCGTCCACCTTGGAAGAGGCCATCGCCATCCAGAATGAGATCGAATACGGACTCACGGCCGGACTGCACTCGCTCGATTCCGATGAGATGGAAGTCTGGCTGGACACCATCCAGGCCGGCAACCTCTACGTGAACCGCGGCATCACGGGCGCCATCGTCCAGCGTCAGCCGTTCGGCGGCTGGAAGAAGTCCGCCGTGGGCGCGGGCACCAAAGCCGGCGGACCCAACTACCTGGTCGGACTGGGCAGCTGGCTCCCCGCAGAGCCCGGCGCGAAGCGCGGTGCCACGCTCAAGGGTGCGGCAGCTTCGATCCTGGCAGCGGCAAAGGCCGCAAGCCCGCTCGTTGAGGCCAGCGACGCGGAGGCCCTGCAGAAGGCCCTCTTCAGTGACGCCGAGGCATGGGCCACGGAATTCGGCACCCGCAAGGACGTCTCCGGCCTGACTGCCGAGCGCAACGTCTTCCGGTACCGGGCCGTCCCTGTGACCATCCGCCTGTCCGAGGGCGGGAAGCTCGTGGACTTGCTTCGCGTCGTGGCAGCCGGGGCAGTGGCGGGTTCGGCACTCACGGTGTCCTCCGCCGTCGAGCTTCCCGAAGCCGTTATCGCAGCGTTCGCGGGACTCGGGGTGAGCACCCGCATCCAGAACGACGCCGAATGGCTGGCTTCCGCGGCAGGCATCAACGGTGGCCGCATCCGCCTGATCGGCGGGGACAGCAGCGCACTGAGCGCAGCGACCGGCGGTCGTCCCGACGTCGCGATCTACCACGGCACGGTGACCCCGGCCGGACGCATCGAGATGCTGCCGTTCCTGCACGAGCAGGCCATCAGCATCACGGCGCACCGCTTCGGCACTCCGAACCACCTGTCGGACTCGCTGATCTAG
- a CDS encoding signal peptidase I codes for MDSSSSSGTGPRLGARTRHRFSARRVLGVIATTAATLATLVFLAVGVAAPLLHVGFSPVLTGSMRPAYAPGDLLITAPTDVSSLLPGQIAVFTPPGESTPFAHRITAIAGTPAKPVLTTKGDANPAPDHWKAVLDQAQVPVVVAVIPSVGSVLLWIENPLQRALLTASFGLAVTGSAVWWILQSTPASSARRTSGTSGRRSAVPAL; via the coding sequence ATGGACAGCTCTAGTAGCTCTGGCACGGGTCCGCGCCTGGGGGCGAGGACCCGCCACCGCTTTTCTGCACGCCGAGTGCTCGGCGTGATCGCGACGACGGCGGCGACGCTCGCGACGCTTGTATTCCTTGCCGTCGGTGTGGCGGCCCCGCTGCTTCACGTCGGGTTTTCTCCCGTCCTGACCGGTAGCATGCGGCCGGCTTACGCCCCCGGGGACCTGCTTATCACGGCACCGACCGATGTGAGCAGCCTTCTTCCGGGCCAGATCGCAGTTTTCACCCCTCCGGGTGAGAGCACCCCGTTCGCCCACCGCATCACCGCCATTGCCGGCACACCCGCCAAACCGGTCCTCACGACCAAGGGCGACGCCAACCCTGCTCCGGACCACTGGAAGGCTGTGCTGGACCAGGCCCAGGTGCCGGTCGTCGTCGCTGTCATTCCCTCAGTGGGAAGTGTGCTGCTGTGGATCGAGAACCCCCTGCAGCGGGCCCTCCTGACGGCCTCGTTCGGCCTGGCGGTCACGGGATCCGCTGTCTGGTGGATCCTCCAAAGCACCCCTGCCTCATCGGCACGCCGCACCTCCGGTACGTCCGGTCGCCGCAGCGCCGTCCCCGCTCTCTAA